The DNA region GTGTTGCATTTGAAATTTCCCAGGAATAATCTTGAATCTTACTTGAGGTTTGGGTATGGGGAAGTTCAGATAAACCGAAGTTGAAATTTTGGGAAGAATCCAAAAATATGGGGTACCTTTATCGAAATAATAAAGTTTGGCACAACTTCCGGTATTACCGGCAGTACCATCGAGACGAGAATGTTTTCGTGGAATAGATCCCGATCATGCATTATAATAATGACAAATTTTAAGTGTATTATCATTCGGCTCTCTAGATAGATACTAGTGGACACCCTGTTTAATTTCCGACTCCGAACTCTCAATGATAGCTCATAAATCCAGCAACACAATGAAAAGCCATAAAAACATTGTATATTATCCTAAATACACTTAACCGCAAGTTTATTGTCCATAGTTGATCATTTGGTTTCTGTTGATAAAAGCATTCGTTGGCTTCAGTGAATAGGATGACTAGGTTTACCCATAAACATATTAAAATCAGGGTAATATGTTTATGGGTTTACGTGTCTTGCTGATGCATCATTTCGAAGTAGGTGGTGAGAATGGGTGGAAAACAGTTCCAATACGGCCCTGTCTGGATGCTGCGCTTTGCTGAATTATTGATCTGCGTGAAAGCAGGGTCTGATCTTGAAATAGGAGGTTGGGTCAGGGATTTTCCCGAAGAAAAATCATTCCGATCTACTTGAGGCTTTTACATTTACGTCAGCACATCATTTCATGCCCTTATAGCTTTGACAGGTTGTCACTTAATTCACGATACTTGTCCCATCAAAATTGCTGGTGATTTGAAGGGTTATTACATTCGATATGGAAATCGGTCAGTGAGGGGTGAGAAAACTATGGTTTGGGAAATGATTACCAATACTGTGTACATGCAGATCTTTCTCTTGAAGTCCCAGACAGCTAAAACTGATATAGACTGGACACTCTTTCATTTATTAAGTTGTTTTATatcataatgaatgaaaatcatttatatcatacttgaataaaaatttcagaagTGTGATATACACTtcaatctcaaatatcttcttTTTTTACGACCCAATGAAGAGTATGTGAAATATCCGCGACTTCCAGAATAATTCTCGAGAAATTATGGAACTAATAATGATTCGAATCGAAAAATGGACATAGTGGGTATGTTTACTTTGGCGTTTACCTTCAAGTTGTCTTCAAATAAAAGCCAACATTCAATTAAAAAAGTTATAAGTAGGTATGATAAAAAAGTACGGATTTCATGAAAAAGCTTGTATAATCAGTTAgcgaaaaaagaaaattgtgtCTCGAACAAACTGTTAGTTCCTCAAACATTCCAAACTAACTTCGCAATAATATTGCACGAAACACCTTCACATTTCAAATAACTTATGTTAttgattttgtaattaaaaactcattatctGATATAATTTATTCATAAGCTGCAAACGTAACGtcttcaataaattattcaataggGATCTTTAACCAGGAGCATGATTACTTTTATACTTTTCCAATAATTTATGCAGTTCCCAGAATCAAAAAGTTATGATTCAAATTCGTTGTGATGATGGCCGATACGCcaaaagaagaagaattgaaaaatcaatGTCATAATGACATAAGTCTAAcctaaaaattaaatttatttaaTCGTTTAATGAAATTAGCAAGgctcaatattttcatttagtTGATAAATAGTCGAGTTTATTTACAACCAAAAATATGAGTAGTGGAGGCTGTGGAAGTGAACACTGCTGTCAACAAAACCCTAATCCTGTCTTGAAAAATAAGAGCACCTGTAAGAGTGAAGAAAACAATACACCAGATGAAACGATCGCCGAAGATACGCAAGAAATTGAAGTCTTCAACAATAAAAACGTTTTCGGTAAATTAATTGATCGCTACAATTCGTACGTACGTAGTATCTAGTTAAAATCTCTTTTACAGACCTCATTCGACATATAATAGATCCAGAACATCCTGTCACACTGGAAGATCTGAATGTAGTCCAAGAAGAGTTAATAGATGTTAGcgacgaaaaaaattatgtcaAGATAAATTTCACTCCAACAATCCCTTATTGCAGTATGGCAACACTAATAGGATTATCAATAAGGGTACAACTCTTACGATGTTTACCTCCCAGATTCAAAGTAACTGTAGAGGTAACTCCCGGTACTCACAATGCTGAAAAAGCCATCAATAAACAACTAGCTGATAAGGAAAGGGTAGCTGCAGCCTTAGAAAATACCCACCTTATCAGCGTAATTAACGATTGCATACCAAGAAAGAAAGGCTAAATTTTTCCAAACAAAGAAGCTGTGAACACCTGATTGAGTAAAATATTTTCTTATCATTTAATTCTCTTTGGTTGAAAACACAAACtcatcaaaatttcaagtactTAACTTCAGACTTTCAATCCATTAAACCTGTTGAGATTGTTTATTATGAGAATTTGTTGAAGCTACAATATGATTAAACGAATGTGTTAAGTAAAAATAGATTTATTTTTTGGGAACCTTTATTCATAACATATTTACAAAATTAGAATACATTTATCTTTCCTTGGCACTTATTGCCGCTGAATTACTAGGACTTGTTTGTTTGGTGGGGTCGTATTTGTATGTTTTAACAATTGGTCCTTTTCCTGCTCTTCTGAACTGGATTTCGTCAAGTCTTCTCCTTTCCTCTAATTGCCTGGCTATTTTCATGTTAGTCCAAGCTGGAATCCCGATATCAACAATGAATAAGAATTCTGTTACTATTTTCGATGGATAAAAACTTACAGTCTGTTAATCCTTCCTTGAATCCTTTTGGTTTTATTGGCAATGCTGTTGGATCGAATTTgatctgtttttcaattttaaaatacTCCCGAACTTTAGGTAACCTCAGAAAACCAACTTGAGCTAGGGATACAAAGTTGGAGGAAGCCCAATAAACCAATATAGCCCCAGGGAAATTTATCGTAAACGGTAATATAACAATTGGAAGGGCTCTCAAAACATACTTCATTATCTGCGCATTTTGGCTAGATAATTTTGCAGTATCGGCccctatctgaaaacaaatatgaaattttcaaatctgaTATTTAATCTACTGAAAACTGAGTTAGTACCATGACAAATaacttaaatgaaaaaaatgaatttacgCACCTCTACAGTGGCCCATAACGTTGCACTAGTTATAATTGGCAACAGGAAGTATTGATCGGGAAGGGTCAAATCTGTGAACCATAAAATTCCTCCTGTTTTCAAGCTCTCAACAGGTAAGTTGGCCATTTGTCTTAACGACATAAAGAAAGATACAAATACTGGCAtctggaaaaatatttccataaaTAAACCAAAAAATCCTAAATTTATACAGAATCCTCACCTGTGCAAGTGGAACTACCAAATTCTTCAAGGGATTCAGCTCCTTATCCTTCATAAATATCATCATCTCTTGAGAATATTTAGCTGCTTCAAGCTGATTGCCACTTTGCCGTGCTTCTGTTAGTTTCAACTGAATAGCTTGTAGTCCAGgcaaattattattcattttagcTGCATTTCTTTGAGATATAATAACTAACGGAAACATAGCCAACCTGATGATCACAGtacctaaaaaaataaaactgtaTCTTTTGTCCAAATTAATTTAAATCGCAAGCGAGATACCTAAAGCAATAGCCCCCCACCATGGTACTCCTATTgttacattgaaaaattcaaaacacTCTTGGATCAGTCCAACAGGAGTCCATCCCCCCAATCCCATAGAGGCAAATGTGGGTTGTCCTAAAGCATTCAACTGCTGAACAACTTCATCTACAGGCAAATAATCAGGTATGGCAGGAGGCTCAGGAATTGGATCAATTGATATATTTTGAGAAGAGATATTTTCTGTGTTGGCTTGAGACGATATAACAGTAGCTTCTACAATCTCTTCTGTGGTAACTTGTGGTGCATTTGCAGCAATAGTGGTATCTACAACAGTTGACTCAGGTGCATttacaatattttcatttataacaTTAACAGTAGGATCTAATATTCTTGATGCAGTTTGGTCAGCAACATCTGAAATAATTGTACTGCTTCCTTGTGGGCTTTGGTCTACAACGTGTGAGTTAATCGTTACTTTTTCTGAGTTTACATCTGCGTTAACCACTAAACCAGCAGCACCCAGAGTACCAATATTTGtgtttgaaaataattgttgtACTTTTCTTAAATATACTGATTTCGTTAAGGAACCATCATTTATGATCTACAACAAACTCATTACTTTACGAAACCAGGAATATCATATGTATCAGTACCCTTGGTGAATACTTTTGACTGTCTATTTCATCGGTCCTAAGTATAGAAGTAGTAGAGAACTTCAGTTTATATAACTGAATGGTTTTCTGAAAAGTTATGCATTAATCGTGATGAACCTCAGAATATCACAACTTACTCTATTATTTTGTATCGATCTTGTATAATCTCTGAACTGAGATGTGAAGCAAGTCCTCGAAAACATTTTCTCGGTATTGAGTCAGTTCTTTTCAAAGAGAACGGTTTGTTTATTTGGATTTTTAgactttttatatttatatcattttcggaaagattgaattttcttatttttgagGTTATAATCATAGATGATAGTAACACCGATTTTTTTATCAAGTAGGACCATAGATTAACTCAAAATTATCTGTTGTATGATGCTTGGACTTCGCTTCAACTAATTTAACCATTCACTGAGTAAAAATTGTGGAAGAAGTATGATTTTTATTGGCATTCACATTGACAAGGTGTATCATGCACACATCACGCGCAAGCATTCTGACAAACTATTTGGGACAAGAATTCGATTATGGTTCTGGTGGGTCGACCCGACATGCCTTCTCTCAAATAAACGAAGTCATTTCCCGTGGAATACATCACTCCCATGGTGTCCAGATTGATCCAATCGCCAGCTGGCATGAACGCGTCTATGAAAGAAGCAACTTTGCAAGGTCCTCCGTAATGCGTATCCGTAGATCTGGCCCTCCCATTTACCTTGACGTCGCATTCGTGGTTTTCAGTGAGCAATCGAGTGAAATGTTTCCACAGAGGCATCCTCCAGACCCTGTCTCCGGTGTGCATCGAGGCGGCAAACATGTACTCCCACAAGGCTTCCGAATTTGTGTTCGCCACAGTGCAAGATTGCCCGAAACTCTTCCTGGTGCAGGCCGATATGGCTCCTACGTTCATGATGAACCTAGGCCAGAAGTTTTGAGCGTAGAAGGCTGTGTCGACCAGAGCCAAACGACCTGCGCATTTGGTGCTCTCGATGAACAGGCTCTTCCCATTGCTGCACTTGATGACGTCCCCGGGTTTCACTGCACCGCATCCGGGCATGTTCTCGCAGAGGGGTATCAGACCGCGGACGTTGATGGGGAGTTGAAGGCCGGCTACGGCCTTACAGGTGGCAACTACAACCGCAGCGCCGGACATCTCACCCCTCATCAACTGCTGATGGGCCAGATTCCTCAGACACAACCCTCCGCTGTTGTAAGTGACCCCTTTACCGATCAAGACCACCGGTCTCTCGTCCCTCGAGCATCCGTAATAGCTGATTTCTAGGAATATCGGAGGTTCGCAGGAACCCGCCGATACGGCCAAGAACGCGTTCATGTTGTTTGTTTCCGCCCAGCCTCTGACTTTCACCTCCACGTTAACCCCGGACTTGCACAGTACTTCCACCGCGTTTTGGGCGAAGGAAGTCGGCGTCATGAGATTCGCGGGTGTGTCCATCAGCTGCCTGGCTAAGTTCTGGGCCGCAGCCTTCTGCAGACCTATCTGCCATCCCGTCCAATCGCAGTCGTCGTGGAGCTCGAGGAGAGGGATGATAAGCTGGTTTCGCTTCGTCTTCTTCTCCTGGTACAGCCAGACACCTGCAGAATCGGAAAGtgcaattgaaaatatttcaatatagatAGATACCACCTATATCGTGGCATCATCATAAACACCTGCAGCACAGCTGCAGAGATAAAATTCAAATGTACCTAAAGCCGCCCCTTCTGCTGCCGATTCCGAGTGGCCAAAACTATCTACGCATATCTTCCTCATGTGGAGATCTTGCAACGCCTGACATCCAGCAGCCGCTGCTATCCTTATAGCTTCCTTATTTTCGTCCATCTGTTCGAAAACGTCGTACCCTTGGCATTGCCTTCCCAGCCCAACAACAGCCACAGCATCGAAAGCTTTGTCCACGTCATAAAATATCCTAACTACCCCTTTCCTCGGCGGTGGTCCGGTAAAATGAAGAAGTTCCATGATTCTGTTGTTCACATAGCTGTTGTACCTCTGTCCTGTAGGAGTCAAGGTGCCGACGTC from Coccinella septempunctata chromosome 1, icCocSept1.1, whole genome shotgun sequence includes:
- the LOC123322955 gene encoding cytosol aminopeptidase-like; the encoded protein is MNQIRSKILGYRRTLPGIFQYCASSLITASRNLSRAQTRHAIATAQDVATEACAVRTHKGLVLGLYTNPDDFLDVGTLTPTGQRYNSYVNNRIMELLHFTGPPPRKGVVRIFYDVDKAFDAVAVVGLGRQCQGYDVFEQMDENKEAIRIAAAAGCQALQDLHMRKICVDSFGHSESAAEGAALGVWLYQEKKTKRNQLIIPLLELHDDCDWTGWQIGLQKAAAQNLARQLMDTPANLMTPTSFAQNAVEVLCKSGVNVEVKVRGWAETNNMNAFLAVSAGSCEPPIFLEISYYGCSRDERPVVLIGKGVTYNSGGLCLRNLAHQQLMRGEMSGAAVVVATCKAVAGLQLPINVRGLIPLCENMPGCGAVKPGDVIKCSNGKSLFIESTKCAGRLALVDTAFYAQNFWPRFIMNVGAISACTRKSFGQSCTVANTNSEALWEYMFAASMHTGDRVWRMPLWKHFTRLLTENHECDVKVNGRARSTDTHYGGPCKVASFIDAFMPAGDWINLDTMGVMYSTGNDFVYLREGMSGRPTRTIIEFLSQIVCQNACA
- the LOC123322959 gene encoding MIP18 family protein galla-2 — encoded protein: MSSGGCGSEHCCQQNPNPVLKNKSTCKSEENNTPDETIAEDTQEIEVFNNKNVFDLIRHIIDPEHPVTLEDLNVVQEELIDVSDEKNYVKINFTPTIPYCSMATLIGLSIRVQLLRCLPPRFKVTVEVTPGTHNAEKAINKQLADKERVAAALENTHLISVINDCIPRKKG
- the LOC123322956 gene encoding mitochondrial inner membrane protein OXA1L, producing MFSRTCFTSQFRDYTRSIQNNRKTIQLYKLKFSTTSILRTDEIDSQKYSPRIINDGSLTKSVYLRKVQQLFSNTNIGTLGAAGLVVNADVNSEKVTINSHVVDQSPQGSSTIISDVADQTASRILDPTVNVINENIVNAPESTVVDTTIAANAPQVTTEEIVEATVISSQANTENISSQNISIDPIPEPPAIPDYLPVDEVVQQLNALGQPTFASMGLGGWTPVGLIQECFEFFNVTIGVPWWGAIALGTVIIRLAMFPLVIISQRNAAKMNNNLPGLQAIQLKLTEARQSGNQLEAAKYSQEMMIFMKDKELNPLKNLVVPLAQMPVFVSFFMSLRQMANLPVESLKTGGILWFTDLTLPDQYFLLPIITSATLWATVEIGADTAKLSSQNAQIMKYVLRALPIVILPFTINFPGAILVYWASSNFVSLAQVGFLRLPKVREYFKIEKQIKFDPTALPIKPKGFKEGLTDSWTNMKIARQLEERRRLDEIQFRRAGKGPIVKTYKYDPTKQTSPSNSAAISAKER